The Halalkalibaculum roseum genome window below encodes:
- a CDS encoding 2-oxoacid:ferredoxin oxidoreductase subunit beta, which yields MKTETKTNGETLTVNDFKSDRNVKWCPGCGDYMILAMMQKTFTQLDHKKEDIVCISGIGCSSRLPYYLETFGIHSLHGRAPAVSTGLKLANPDLSVWVVTGDGDSMAIGGNHFIHACRRNLDLNIIIFNNKIYGMTKGQSSPTTPLGTKTKTAPYGSYEPPFTIGELAISAGATFFARVPDKSPNMLGDVMMEAYKHKGTSVIEVLQNCVIFTDGIHEQLTGKDTKDENQLVLEQGKPMIFGKDQEFGIAMDGMKLKKVSLDDDSDHEPLVHDPTEMETQMHIALSRLQLPDYPVAMGIIRNTESVSFDETLHHIIEDSQEKSPYKNVTELFHTGNTWNVS from the coding sequence ATGAAAACCGAAACCAAGACAAACGGTGAGACCTTAACCGTCAATGATTTTAAAAGCGATCGGAATGTAAAATGGTGTCCGGGTTGTGGCGACTACATGATCCTTGCCATGATGCAGAAAACCTTTACCCAGCTGGATCATAAGAAGGAGGATATTGTCTGTATCTCAGGTATCGGCTGCTCTTCACGCCTGCCTTATTACTTAGAAACTTTTGGCATTCACTCTTTGCACGGGCGTGCTCCCGCAGTGTCTACCGGATTGAAACTGGCAAATCCCGATCTGAGTGTCTGGGTTGTTACCGGTGATGGAGATAGTATGGCGATTGGCGGCAACCATTTCATTCATGCCTGCCGTAGAAATCTGGATCTGAATATCATCATATTCAATAACAAGATCTATGGTATGACCAAAGGACAGTCCTCTCCTACCACTCCTCTCGGTACCAAAACCAAAACAGCGCCCTACGGCAGTTATGAACCTCCCTTTACTATCGGAGAGCTGGCAATCAGTGCCGGTGCCACCTTCTTTGCCCGCGTCCCGGATAAAAGTCCAAATATGCTGGGAGATGTGATGATGGAGGCTTATAAACATAAAGGAACCTCGGTTATTGAGGTTCTGCAAAACTGTGTTATTTTCACTGATGGTATCCATGAACAGCTGACAGGTAAAGATACGAAGGATGAAAATCAGCTGGTCCTGGAGCAGGGTAAACCCATGATTTTCGGAAAAGATCAGGAATTCGGAATTGCAATGGATGGTATGAAGCTGAAGAAGGTATCACTCGATGATGACAGTGACCATGAACCTTTGGTGCATGATCCTACAGAAATGGAAACGCAGATGCATATTGCGCTTTCCAGGTTGCAGCTTCCCGACTATCCGGTGGCCATGGGAATTATCAGAAATACCGAATCCGTCAGTTTTGACGAGACCTTGCACCATATTATCGAAGATTCCCAGGAGAAAAGTCCTTATAAAAATGTCACGGAACTTTTCCATACCGGTAATACCTGGAATGTCTCCTAA
- a CDS encoding citrate synthase — MSDSKKVTIDLDGSSFELPLVVGTEDEKAIDISRLRNETGYITLDTGYKNTGSTKSAITFLDGENGILRYRGYPIEQLAEQSTFLEVAYLLIYDKLPTQKELDQFISKITQHTLIHEDMMKFYEGYPSKAHPMGVLASMISALSTFYPESHKSELHPDEVELTIIRLLAKVSTIAAWSYKKSKGFPLMYPQNRLSYTENFLHMMFAQPTEEFKVNPVVANALDTLLILHADHEQNCSASTVRMAGSSHASLYAAISAGVCALWGPLHGGANQQVIEMLQRIQAEGGNVEKMVEKAKDKDSDFRLMGFGHRVYKNFDPRARIIKDVCDKVLNELGIDDPLLDIAKSLEEVALNDSYFVERKLYPNVDFYSGILYRAMNIPTEMFTVMFALGRLPGWIAQWKEMRDNKEPISRPRQIYVGANERDYVPISDR, encoded by the coding sequence ATGTCAGACAGCAAGAAAGTAACGATCGACTTAGATGGAAGCAGCTTTGAACTTCCTCTGGTTGTTGGAACCGAAGACGAAAAAGCGATTGACATATCACGACTTCGCAACGAAACCGGGTATATCACCCTGGATACCGGATACAAAAATACCGGGTCTACCAAAAGTGCTATAACCTTCCTGGATGGTGAAAACGGAATATTGCGATATCGCGGATATCCGATTGAACAACTGGCTGAGCAATCCACCTTTCTTGAAGTTGCTTATTTGCTGATATATGACAAACTGCCTACGCAGAAGGAACTTGATCAGTTTATTTCTAAAATCACCCAGCACACCTTGATTCACGAGGATATGATGAAGTTTTATGAGGGCTATCCCTCAAAGGCTCATCCTATGGGCGTCCTCGCCTCTATGATCAGTGCTTTGTCTACCTTCTACCCTGAATCTCACAAGTCGGAGCTACACCCTGATGAAGTTGAATTGACCATCATCAGACTACTTGCCAAGGTATCTACTATCGCAGCATGGTCATATAAGAAGTCGAAAGGATTTCCCCTGATGTACCCGCAGAATCGACTCAGTTATACCGAAAACTTTCTGCATATGATGTTTGCCCAGCCCACAGAGGAGTTCAAGGTAAATCCTGTTGTGGCCAATGCGCTTGATACCCTGTTAATTCTGCACGCAGATCACGAGCAGAACTGCTCGGCTTCTACTGTGCGAATGGCCGGTTCCTCTCATGCCAGCCTCTACGCTGCAATTTCAGCCGGAGTTTGTGCACTTTGGGGCCCATTACATGGCGGTGCCAACCAGCAGGTTATTGAAATGCTGCAGCGCATTCAGGCAGAAGGAGGTAATGTGGAGAAAATGGTTGAGAAGGCTAAGGATAAGGACAGTGATTTCCGACTCATGGGCTTCGGTCACCGTGTGTATAAGAATTTCGACCCGCGGGCCAGAATTATCAAAGATGTTTGCGACAAAGTGCTCAATGAGCTGGGCATTGATGATCCGCTGCTGGATATTGCAAAGTCCCTAGAAGAAGTTGCCCTGAATGACAGCTACTTCGTAGAAAGGAAACTGTATCCCAATGTGGACTTTTATTCGGGTATTCTCTATCGGGCCATGAATATCCCCACCGAGATGTTTACGGTGATGTTTGCCTTGGGAAGATTACCGGGGTGGATCGCTCAATGGAAGGAGATGCGTGATAACAAAGAACCGATTTCACGTCCCCGCCAGATATATGTGGGAGCCAATGAAAGAGATTATGTTCCTATTTCAGACCGTTAA
- a CDS encoding NADH-quinone oxidoreductase subunit A, with translation MLAEFGNILLFLIVGILFVAMSLMVAKFLRPDRPNAEKLATYECGETPFGSARVQFNNRFYIIGLMFLIFEVEILLLFPWVMVFQEIGWYAFTAMIIFVFLIFIGFAYELGKGHLQWDLPKPVIPTYVEGVGVVEEADEEEESPVAEPIMETNLNPKPN, from the coding sequence ATGCTTGCTGAATTTGGAAATATCTTACTCTTCCTGATTGTAGGAATTCTTTTCGTAGCCATGAGTCTCATGGTGGCCAAATTTCTTCGTCCTGATCGTCCAAATGCCGAAAAGCTGGCAACCTATGAGTGCGGGGAAACCCCTTTCGGTTCGGCCCGCGTACAGTTCAATAACCGCTTTTATATCATCGGATTGATGTTTCTCATATTCGAAGTGGAAATACTATTGTTGTTCCCCTGGGTGATGGTATTTCAGGAGATCGGATGGTACGCGTTTACAGCCATGATCATCTTCGTCTTCCTAATCTTTATCGGATTTGCCTATGAACTTGGTAAGGGCCACCTGCAATGGGATCTCCCCAAACCGGTGATCCCTACCTATGTCGAAGGCGTCGGAGTTGTGGAAGAAGCAGATGAGGAAGAAGAATCCCCGGTTGCAGAACCGATTATGGAGACAAATCTAAATCCCAAACCCAATTGA